tagcccccctgaacttgcataaaatgtaatcaattaatcactagattgtaaaaaaagtaagttaaatgcggaagatatgttacacgcatcttaaaaaagtaaaacgaccaagatcgggggatgcgattataatattagagaagaaaatgttttatagttgaataagcaagaaattctttttaaacatgttttaatctattttgtgaagtatgtaataacattctaaggcacATGTAACATAttttctgcatttaacttactttttcacaaccaaatgattaattgattatattttacgcaagttcaaggggctaactgaacattttatgcaagttcaaaaggctatcgagacactttgaaagttaagggggccaatcaaccattttggtaaagttcagggggcaaatgatgtattaagcctaaaaaataATGTCAAAGTATCACGATTAATATCCCAATATCACAATAATAATTGTTTAAGTCTGAGTATTATATATGCCTACTATCACCAATGAAATCTACCGGTTGCACTAAGGAGATTATACATCTGGAATCTCATGTTAGATTTTCAATTTATATGAACGCTTTCGTATCCATCTATGCAACTGTCTAGATATTTACATATACATGGCTTGTGAGATCAACTACATTTCAAGAATAGGaaatattgttacatgtaaGTCTTAACGATATTATCCTATTCCTATTAAATGATTGGCTTGGGACCATTTGATATCATTATCATTATAAATTTTCATTATAAGTTTACATAAAGTTATGTCTCACTTAATCTTGTATAAACTTTACGTGTTGCTCAAAACCTATGGACATTTTATCTTAATTTAGGCTGTGTGGTAAAAGATAATAGTAATCCATAACTATATAATAAATCGAACAAGTATAAAATGAACACttcataaataaaataacataaaCAGATTGTCTTTAGGATACAACTAATATGTTTTTATCCGGATGCTTCCATTGCTTCTCTGTTATAGAAGCAAGACTTATTTCCGATCTCTTTAAGTGCCCTCTTCTCATCCATTTTGGATGAATATAGGCGCATCTTCAGTCATCATAAACCGAAATTCATCGATTTAGCAAACTTTTCGATATTGAATTTTATAGACGAAACCATGTCTAACAAATAATTCATTCACCAAAGAAGTTTTATGTGAATTAATCCAACAAGTGGAAtgtaatagtaataataataataatagggaATTCTTGTTATATGTTGTTGGGTTGAATAATATAAAGCAAAAGCTTCCTAAATGCAGTGAAGTTTGGTGAAGTGTAATATCAATTGGGTTGGACTGTACAATTGTCCTCAAGTTAACTAAGTAGTTGAAGTGTAATATCATTAAATATGCTTTTTATTTAGGGTCATTGGACCTACTTAATTATTAAATTCAACTTTAATAAAAGTGATTAATTGAAAATAACCCTATTGGAATCCCAGCTTAGGAATATTAATCATATATGTGATCGAACCAAAGCTCTATAATTATGATATGGGTCATATATTTTGTCTAATTTCTGCTCCTTCAATTTGTCTTTCCTacataaacaaaaacaaaatgtcAATTATATCATATAATACCTCATTTTGAATGGGACTTTTTGTTTAGATAAGatgatcaatggcacttttgaaaatgaagaaataaatacaattttagTAACGTGAGTATCTTAATTTGTATATTCCCTAGTCActttttattgtattttcttAACAATATGGATAAGTGGCAGACTTAGGATCACAAATTTAAAGCTACAACTTCAATATTCTCATATGAATAATGAAGACTAACCAACTTGTTTCTTTGAATAATGAACACTAATTAATTGGGCAATTTCTCATACCAATTTATATTTTTTGAGTTTTGAAACAATtgtatttgaaaaatatatatatatatatataaaagtgaaaattggtCTTCACAATTTCAGTGATTATCACTGTTTAAATTGATTgcatgattttattaaaataaaaataaaagttcaataattttattagaaaaaaaattagattcaATAATCCTTTTAAAattgacaaaaacaaaaattcaatGACCTAAATGGTGTTGTGGACCTTTTTTCATATTGGGTTTAAAAGCCCATGAAGGAACTCTTACAGTGGGAAAAGCTCTAACTAACTGACACATAAGATACAGCCCAAAATGAATCCTTATCCTTTTCaacttaaaaaagaaaaaaaggagaaaaagacACGTACGCGATAGCCCATGGCCCTTTTCAATGATAAGTCTACTCCCACTAGTACTAAAatgtaaattaaataaaatgtcaaCTTAATAATAGTttcttaatataaaaaaaattgagtctaagtttaacataataaaactaaattattaaaatcataatCAATATAGTAAAATACTAATTGATAGATAAATGTTGCTGTTGATTCTCAAACCAACGAATCAAATGAGTCTAAATCCGTATTTTTCAAATTGCCTCCAACATTGCAATCTTCTTCTACACTAAGTAAGATAACAAAATGAGATCGTATAAAAAgttaaaaacacacaaaaatcaAATTGATAATAACATTAGCCctgtaaataaaattaaatgctAACCATGAATATTCATGTTATTTTCGAAAATAGGTTTAGTGTATTCGATATCACATTTTTAATCATATTTTCTTCACTCCAAGAATCAGATATGTTCAATGCTCTCATAATCAATGTgatcaaaattttatttttagagatacctaacaaaaaaaatttgaagtTAATAAGTATAACAAAAGTAATACACAAAAATTCATATTTGTTTCATGCATATTTTTTAATCTTAAATTCCAATAGACATAAACAAAATGATTAAGTCTTTGATGCTCCAGCATATTTCTCTTCTTACTATGAAATGAATTCATTCAAACAAACTACAATTTCTCTCACATCCAAAAGAGAAAGATGTCTAAAATTCTAATTACTGTTTTTGTAAAGTTAGAGTACTACCTTCGAATAAGTTTCACTacatgaaaaattaaaatatattcaaaataACACACTTATATAACAAGTTTGATGTTACCTCGTCTCATTGCCTTAGCTCTAGTTAGAGAAAATTCTCGACCAAAACTTCTTATGCAGTCTTGGTAATActttatttctaatattattTTACTCCCATCTTCAAATACATATTTATTCTCAAGCAAAGAAAAAGACCATGCATTATCTCATGCTTATTACAAAAATTATCACTATATAGAAAAGTTGGATTCAAAAAGTATGTAGCTCCAACTCGTTTTTCTCTCATCGAGTGCCTCTTGTTACATTCCCGCCTTCCCCAAATCCTCTGGAAATTCTTGAAAGCTCGTTTGGTATATTTGGGTTGAATTTGTATCCTTTCCATGTTGTTATTTCCTCCACCGCTACAACTGTTAGCGCTTCCTTCAAATTTTGCGGTAGCTGTGACAATTCTGAGAATAGCAATGACCATGGCCTTATACTTTCAATTGGTTTTTCAAGTTAATTTGCAATTACATTAACCTCAAAATTTCTTTTGATTGAGAGCATACCCACAAATTTGGAGACCAAACTCATCTATAAGTAGAGCGTTCCACCCAGAATGGGTCTACTGAGCAGGGTGGAGAGGCCGAGAATTCTTTAAGATTTCTGAAAGACATTTGGTATTCCTCCATCCAGTCGAAGTCTTTGACACCCTTGAGGCTTTTATAGAAGGGCATGCGCAATTTGGCCAAACATGAGATGAGCCTCCCAATGGCATTTATCTTGGAGCTTCTAGACATCGTTCACAGTCTTGGGGAGAGCTAAGTCAATGATAGTTTGAATCTTGTCTGGAGAGGCCTTAATTCCTCTCTAGGAGATCATGAATCCAAATAAATTACTCGAGCTCACCCCAAAGGTGCACTTTTCAAATTAAGTTTTGTCTTGAATTCTCAAAAAGTCTTAAGACCGTTTAAAGGTTGGCTACACGTAGCTCAAAAATCTTGCTCTTGATAATCATATCATTCATATATATCTCAATTTTATCGCCTATAATGTCTTTAAAAATTTATCATTAACCTCTGATATGTGGCTCCAACGTTTTTGAGGTCGAGGGCATGACCTTGTAGCAATACGTCCTTTCGTGTGTGATAAAGCTTGTCTTCTCCATATCTTCAATAGCCATTGGAATTTGGTTATATTTGTTGCTTCATCCAACAAAGAGTAAATGGCATACCCTTCCGAAAAGTCAATTAGCATGTCGATGTAGGATATGGGGTCGATATCCTTAACACAGACCTTGTTGAGGTCTGTGAAGTCAACACACAACCTCTAATTGCAGTTAGATTTTTTCACGAGCATTATGTTGGCCACCCATTTTTTGTATTGCACCTTATTGATGTTCCCACAGACGAGGAGCGTTTGGATCTTGGCCTTAATTGCCTTCTGCCTCTCTGCTTCAAAATTTCGCTTCTTTTGCTTTACTGGTCTGGCTTTTGGATCCATGTCTAGCGTGTGAGTCATAACCTCTGGCAAGATGCTAATAAAATCTTTTAGGGTCCAAGCGAAGGCTTGTATGTTCTGGTTTAGTGTTTCTATTAGATTTGCCTTCGCTTCTGTCTGGAGTTCTACTACCATCTCGACCGACTTTTCTTTGCCTACTGGTTtgtccctttctctctcttcttctagGATCTCTAGCTTTTTAGGTTTCATCTAGAGTGACGATATGTTTCTTGAGCCACTTTATGGTTTCCTTGTGCAAACAtcattcctttttttttgtggGGATCTAGCTAAGTGATTTATGGACAAGGCTCTAACGGATTCTGACAAGAGAGGTTGGCCAATAATGACATTGTAGGGGAGTGCATTTTCCACCACAAAGAACTCTACTTTATCCCGCCAATTCAAATGCATGTCTCTTACCTCAGCCTTCAAGATGACGCTAcccggaagagggacaacataTCCATTGATCCCTGCCAAAGGAGCTGAGGTGGGGATTAGTCTATTCAGTCTATTTGGAGTGCCTCATTCGTCTTCCTAATGATGATGTTGGTAGAGCGACCTATATCTATGAACACACGTCGGGATGTGAAGCTTTTAATCAATATCTCAACTACCAAGGAATCTGCATGTTCTTGCCTAGTCGTATTCTTCAGACAGTATAATGAAAATTCTGAATGGAACTCATAGTTTTTGTGGTGATCTTTATAGACCCGTATTCTCTTCACTGATATGTCTTTCATCGATCCTGACAATCATATTTAACACCTCGAGGGGCGCGGGATGAAGGCTGTGGGGTGTTATGCTCTTGAGAAGGTGCATTTCCTGACAGATTGAGAAAGCGTTTTAGCATGCCGTTTTCAACCATTTTATTTAGCTCTAggttgagttttttttatagtcCTTCATATCGTGTCCTTCGCTCTTGTGGAACTCGCAATAGATTTTGTTGTTTCTTCTGCTAGAGCATTTAAGCTTCAAGCGTTTAAGCTTCGTATCATGAATGTCTAAGTTCTTTAGACTGGTCTTTGTTTCAACAGTTTGCGACAATCAGGAACGACCCTGGGCATAGGCCGGAAGTGCAGCCGCCCAGGGTCCAAGGCCCAAAGGGGCccaaattttacttttttactagttttttttataaatggaATTATAATATCCATTCAAACTTACaagagaaaaaaatatgatattttaggtataaaaTGGgcctaaatttctattttaaacttttaagtatatGTGTTTTTTGGataaagattaaatttaatccAAATGTTTTAAGTGAAGTGCAAATGTAGCTTTAACATATgaaatagtataaatttagtcataacgtttccaagcaagatcatAGCCCTACGTTATAGAAAATTTAAGTTTGTTTGGAAagtgtgacagttaaataacagtcaaactagtcttttcaaattttcgataacacatagctaaaattgattttttttagaaacattagagttaaatttacacaatttcatacgttagggttaaatctgcacttcgcttAAGACGTTAGAGGTTAAATTTGACCCTTATCACTACTTAATCAAGGAAAAGCTAGCAGCGGTGCACGTGAAAAATCACTTGGGACTTATAGCTCTATTGAAATGAAAACAAGAAGAAATTGTATTGATGAAGAGGATGGATATATACAATGATGGTAAGAATAAAAACCCTAATCTACCCTTAATTAAAACTTAATATTACAAAAATTTCCTTATATAAAATGATTGAAACTGTTTTGTTGGTAAAACTTTTGTAAAAATATCAGCCCTGATGTGTAGTGGAAACTTCTAAAATCCTGCATTGTGCTTTTCTCTAACGAAATGACAATCCAATTCTATGTATTTGGTACGCTCATGAAATGTTGAAGTGCTTGTTAAATAGATAGTTGAGTTGTTGTCACAGAACAATGAAGCCGGTGACTTATATTTAACTTCCAAAAATTAACCATTGAACTTTTGCCGCGATTGTCACCAGCTTCTTGCTTTTTCAATCAGTGATTGAAAAACACAGAATCCTGTCACTAATCGTCTGGTATCCACCGCATCACAGAACGCTTTCAAAGGCCAATTCAAACTGAGATGAATAAAACAGACAAATGGATCTTGCTGGAACAAATAAGATTAAGCCTACGAAATCAGTACAGGTAACATCCAAACAGGCAAAATCATATAAACAGACATTGTAACAACACCTTTCAAAGTTTTTCAAATAGCACTATTTCATTATTTACATCACTTTCTGTGGTCATTACTCTTATCAGAGTCATCGCTTTCCGAAGATTTGTTTTTCCTGCTGCTTTTATCATTCTTGCATTTAAGAAAACAACTTCATTTTCCTCTTCATCAGTCAAAGATTATCATTTAGGGATAATGATGATCTGGTCTTGCACTAGTTAGTCCAGGATTTGAGATAAAAGTTCCAAGTTTTAGTAGCAAAAACAAGGGATAATCACAAATTTCTGTATCAAATTTCTGATACTTGTTCAGTAACAAATTTCTAAAGTTCTGCTACCCCCTATACTTAGTTTAACCATGGAtcagaaaaactaaaaaacaaaTTGCAATTGATCTTCAAACAATGAAAGCATACAAGCTCATTCAATACCAAATAATGTTCAACAGAAATAACCAAATGACTAACTGAAaagaaacataaataaaaattgctTAAGCTGAGCCTACAAAAGCTACAACAATGGTAAAAAGAACAATAAAAACTGAACCAAATCCAACTGAGACAGCTGCTGATCCTGAAGAACTTTTCTCCACTGTCGAATGTGGAGACGGAGCCAGGTTAGATTGAGGCGGATTCGCAATCGATGGAGGCGAATTTGATCTTTGATGGTGCAGACTCATCACATCAACAATCAAACGCTGCCCATTTTTGCAATGATTAGGAGCTCCACTGATGAAGAAAAACATTCCTGATTTCTCAAGATTTATAGTACTCCTTCCATTGTTGAAGTACACTATGGAACTACTTGTGTTGCAGTGGTAATAACCCCATTTCTCCACTTCAACTACCGAGTCGTTCTTGTATTTAAACACTGAAAAAacacaacaaaacaaaacaaaacaacaaaacaATCAGCGACGAAACAATCCGCGGCCAAAGGTTGAATTTATTGacggtttttatttttagcgGCGGAATTTTCTGAGGATACATCTAATTTCACAAAATGTAAGAAATTAAGAAACTCACAGAGAGAATCTCCGATACGAAATCGATTCTTTTCAGCCCACTGGGTGTAGAAATGGGGGTTTTTGGGACCTGGTTCATGCCATCCTAAATCAGCCCCCACCTTGAAAACCTTTGATGCATCAGCCATTGAAACGAGGAAGATGAGAAAGCAAGTGCAGAAAATAGTCATAAAAGATGCCATTTTTGTGTTGTTGAGTGTGCTAAAATCTGCTGGAAATGCTCAATGAAGAGATTGAAGCAATTGGGGAAGTAAGTTTCGTGGAGATTAATGGAAGGAGGAGTTATATAGTAGAGTAGTAGTGGGGGCagtttttgaatgaaaaaacgTGGTGAGGTTTTTGGCGGTTAGTTTAGTTGTTTGAAGATGGAACGTGCCATTAAAGTGGCAGTTATTATAAGTTTATAGCTAGTAAATGGGTGTATTTTGACTTGTTCAAAAGGGGATTTTACTGGGgttttaagaaaataattgCAGCTCAACATGAAACTCAAACTGAATATTGTATTAATCTTAGCTTAACTAAACTGAACAAATTCTTAATCAATTGTTTAATTAAtgcaatatttttctttttacgatttttagttttatttaagaatttataatacatgtatccaatttattgtatttttttattaattggattaatagaTAAGCTTTTTTGTTCAACATTTCAATACTTTCGAGctttatatatttaatacttaaaattcaacTCCTAATTTTTTCTGAGCATAATTTTCTATTGAAcgttttttgaatttattttgattttgatacTATTAACATTCCAATCTTCCACAAAaccgggttttttttttatcgttatGTTGATCTCTATAACCCTGGTACCGAAAAAACAAATTTTTGTTCTGTTTAATAAAATAAGAATCtatgtataaaataaaattattatttatgaatgtttttcattttttattttcaaaattatctAATAAGGTtcgtataatatatattttttgtataattattatatatagatttaataACACTAGTtagtaatcagctaacaactacAATCAGCTGAACCAAACCGGTCCTTAATTAGTATGAAAACCATTGTAGATGTACACTTGAACTGCAACTTGTAATAAACTCAATCCTATTTTTGACACTTTCCTCAACCTGGTAACACTATCAAATTACAAATCATTTATGATTGAATCAATTTcatttcctctttttttttttttttttgaatgtcATCTATAACTCATTTCAACAACAAACAATTTTTGTGGTCTATTGGATCTGTGCAACCCCGAATGCTATGCATTTACCCATCACACCAGTTTACAAGAGAAGAAACTGGTCGGTTTGATGTTTGGATTCCTCATCCAGAGCTGACTTAACAGAGATGCAGCCACAGCCATTGTGCCATTTGCAGCATCGCCAAAGCAAAAACTGCTCCCGTTGGATAATCCTCGAAAACGAATCAAACACCTCACGAAGATTGTTCTTGTAACATCTTATAAATTGCTCACAGCTGTTTCCTTCTCACTCGTAATCATTTCTTGCAACTGAGCACGCTTGGCTACTCTCAGATCGAGAATACTCGGTGGCATAGGTTTGATAGAACCATGCAACTCAACTAGATGAAAAAATTCTTGTTTCGTCAAACTTTTCTTCTCGATAAGTTCATCAACGACAGCATTCGTCAGCTTTTGGTTCTGCTGCAGAATCTGATACAGATGCAGGTGGATTGAGCAAGGATATTATTGTAAACTATATCATGTCACTgtaagagggcgagccttggtgcaacggtaaaacgttgttgccgtgtgacctgaggtcacgggttcgagtcttaggagcggcctcttgccaattaaattggcaagggaaggcttgcccccaatacacccttgtggtgggacccctccccggaccctcgctcagaggggacgcgtaatgcgaccgggccgcccttttttttttttttttatatcatgtCACTGTAAATGTGAAAT
The window above is part of the Euphorbia lathyris chromosome 3, ddEupLath1.1, whole genome shotgun sequence genome. Proteins encoded here:
- the LOC136222731 gene encoding early nodulin-like protein 7, encoding MASFMTIFCTCFLIFLVSMADASKVFKVGADLGWHEPGPKNPHFYTQWAEKNRFRIGDSLLFKYKNDSVVEVEKWGYYHCNTSSSIVYFNNGRSTINLEKSGMFFFISGAPNHCKNGQRLIVDVMSLHHQRSNSPPSIANPPQSNLAPSPHSTVEKSSSGSAAVSVGFGSVFIVLFTIVVAFVGSA